The nucleotide sequence TGATTCGCCGCTTGCACGAGGCCAAGGTTAGCAATAAATCAAGCGTCGCTATCTGGGGTACCGGCACGCCGATGCGCGAATTCCTGTATGTGGACGACATGGCTGCAGCTAGCGTGCACGTTATGAACCTGCCACAGGTCACATACCAGCAGTACACCCAACCTATGCTCAGCCATATTAATGTGGGTTGTGGGTACGACCTCACTATTAAGGAGCTGGCCGAAAACATTGCCCAAGTCGTTAACTATACGGGCGATATTGTTTTCGACCTCAGCAAGCCTGACGGTGCACCTCGCAAACTTGTTGACAGCACACGCCTTAATGCACTTGGCTGGAATGCTAAGGAGTCTTTGGAGGGCGGTCTCAAAAAGGCCTACGAGGATTTTTTAAAGAGCAAGGCTAAATGGCCTTGAAAGAACTCAAGGTCGCAGAACGCGACGAATTAATTAACGTGCATGGTCATAAGCCGATGGATCGCCATGAGTAAGTCAGAGCTGTCTCTCCCTCTAATGCAATTGCTTAGCCAGCTTTGGGTTCATATCAGCCTGCGGCGACGAACGCAATTATTGTTGTTGCTACTCTTGATGCTGATCGTGTCCATTCTCGAAGTCTTTAGTATTGGTACCGTCTTGCCGTTTCTGGGAGTACTTACTTCTCCTGACTATATATACGATCATCCATTGGCTCAAGGCTTTATCACTATGCTTGGGATTCGTGAGGCAACAGATCTTTTGTTGCCAATGGCGGCTGTATTCATCATTGCTGCCGTGGCTGCAGGCGCCAGCCGGTTGTTCTTGTTGTGGGCAACGATGCGACTGTCTTATGCCATTGGAATCGATCTTGGTATTAGTATTTATCGAAAAACGCTTTATCAGTCATATAGTACCCACGTGGCGCGCAATAGTAGTGTGGTGATTCACGGTATTTCGGTCAAGGCGCCGAGCGTTACGTCTGAAGTCATTCAGCCGGTATTAATCATTCTCAGTTCAACATTCATGCTGAGCGTAATCATGTCGGGACTTTTTTATTTTGATCCAGCTGTCGCGCTCTTCGCTCTTACCGGTTTTGGTTGTATCTATGCGCTTGTGATAAGGGTGACGCGTAGACGATTATTGCGAGATAGCCAGGTGATTGCGTCAGAAGGCACAAAAGTCATTCGTGTCCTGCAAGAGGGAATGGGTGCCATACGCGATATTCTGATTGACGGATCGCAAGATGCCTATTGCCGTGCATATCAGGAGGCTAATCGTGCGCTTTGTCACGCGCAGGCGCGCCTCCGTTTTTTTGGGCAAAGCCCTCGCTTTGTTCTGGAGGCACTAGGGATGGTATTGATGGCTGTGCTCGCATACAACTTAGCTGTTCAGGAAAATGGTCTTATAACCGCATTGCCGATTCTGGGTGTGCTTGCTATGAGCGCCCAGCGCTTAATGCCAGTTGTGCAACAGGCTTATGGAGCATGGGCATCGATTCAAGGTAGCAAGGCCTCCTTGGAGGACACTTTAGCTCTACTCAATCAGCGGATGCCGGATAACGCAGACAAGCCGGCCTCTCCACTACCTTTTGAACACTCCATTGTTTTGCGCGATGTATGCTTTCGGTACGATACGAGCGCTAATTGGGTGCTGAATGGCATTAATCTGACGATTCAGAAGGGGCAGCGTGTTGGTTTTATTGGGACGACAGGAAGCGGAAAAAGCACCTTACTTGATATTGTTATGGCGCTGCTTGAGCCAAATAGTGGCACCCTTGAAGTGGATGGCATTCCGGTGACAGCTGCCAATCAGCGAGCTTGGCAAGTGCATCTGGCACATGTTCCACAATCAATCTTTCTCTCAGATGGTACTGTCGAGTCCAACATTGCTTTAGGCGTTCCACTGAGTGACATTGATGCACTGACTGTGCGCCATGCAGCTAAGCAGGCACGCA is from Polynucleobacter sp. MG-Unter2-18 and encodes:
- a CDS encoding ABC transporter ATP-binding protein is translated as MSKSELSLPLMQLLSQLWVHISLRRRTQLLLLLLLMLIVSILEVFSIGTVLPFLGVLTSPDYIYDHPLAQGFITMLGIREATDLLLPMAAVFIIAAVAAGASRLFLLWATMRLSYAIGIDLGISIYRKTLYQSYSTHVARNSSVVIHGISVKAPSVTSEVIQPVLIILSSTFMLSVIMSGLFYFDPAVALFALTGFGCIYALVIRVTRRRLLRDSQVIASEGTKVIRVLQEGMGAIRDILIDGSQDAYCRAYQEANRALCHAQARLRFFGQSPRFVLEALGMVLMAVLAYNLAVQENGLITALPILGVLAMSAQRLMPVVQQAYGAWASIQGSKASLEDTLALLNQRMPDNADKPASPLPFEHSIVLRDVCFRYDTSANWVLNGINLTIQKGQRVGFIGTTGSGKSTLLDIVMALLEPNSGTLEVDGIPVTAANQRAWQVHLAHVPQSIFLSDGTVESNIALGVPLSDIDALTVRHAAKQARMAEVIESMPMQYQTAVGERGVRLSGGQRQRIGIARALYKKADVIVLDEATSALDNETEAAVMEEIEGLDKHLTVFIIAHRLTTLKNCSLIVCLIDGRIEKTGTYEDLVQS